Genomic segment of Candidatus Peregrinibacteria bacterium:
AATTCAAAGTATGAGTTATTGAAGCCTGTTTTTGATTATTAATTTGATTCAAAACACTTTCGACTTCCGCCTGGGCAGCGAGTACACTTTGCTTATAACCAGATAATTCAGATGGGGATATACTCCTATTTCCTAGATGCCCAACAGCATTGTCCAAGACATAAAACGTAACTTCAATATATGTCTGAATTGTCTTTATATATTCCTCAGCTTGATTGAGTTCAGTTTCCAAGTTAGAAGGGATCGCATATGGATTATTCAAACCTTCAGCTAAATTATTTAATTCATTTTCTGCAAAAAAAGCATCGATACATTTCGTACCTTGATCATCAGATTTAGATGCAGTCGAAATAAAATTATATCTACAGTCCGCAGCATTATTTCCTTCCAATGTAATACCTTGTAAATAAACACTCATAACTTTGTTCGCAATAGTACTAGCTGATTCAATTACATATATCGTATTACTACGAATAGTTTTTTTATCTTGTTGGTTTTTCTCTTTCGTTTTAGCCAAAATAACTTCTGCATCAGAAAGACTTTTTTGAGTATTTTCAATATTGATTTTCGTAGCTGTTACTTCCTCTTCACGCGCGCCTTTTTGCAATTGATAAAGTCTCTGCTGTGCAGAACTTAATTGCAATTCAATAATCTGCAAATCCTCCGCGCGCGCCCCACTAGTCATAGAAGCTAAATTCGCTTGAGCGGACCGGAGAGCCCCCTCTGCTTGTTGCACCCTAGTATTGAGCTGATCATTATCAAAACTTGCAATCACCTGTCCAACCTCCAATTGATCGCCAACATTAACATTCAATTCAACGATCCGACCACCAACTTCAGCGCGAACATCTATTTGCTCAGTTGAATTAACTTGCCCAATAAGCTTATAAACGCTGGAATTATTTTTAAATTCTAAAGCTTCCGTCACTTTCACCTCTTTAACAGAAGGCGCCTCCACGGGGGCTTCAGCTTCTTTTGGCGCAAAAGTTATGGCCAGAATAACAATCAAAATAATTGCAAATAATATTTTTTTCACAAGGTTTGATTAAAAGAGGGTATTAAACCCTATTTTACATGGAAAATCAACCCTCAAAAGCTCAGGAACTACTTCTTTGCAAAGAATTTATGGAACACTCCACCAAGTAGGTAAAAAGCCGAGAAAAAACCGACCCCTCCAAGTAAGTAAGCGATAAAAAAGTCTACCGTATTGAACATCAACATGTCGCCAATACCCATGTAAGCCCTAACAAGGAAGTATAGCAAAAATGCGATGGCCAAAACTGACAACATACGTGACAAGAACTGCATAAGTTTCTTATTGTACATAAAAATTTTATTAAGAAATATAATTGTATCAGAATATTTTTACCAAAAAACCCTCCTTTACTCAAGAGAAGCTATTATATAAAGTGAACACAGAAAGCTTTTACAAAAAATAATGTTAAATTTTGCAAAACGTATAGCGCTGGAAGCCGGAGATATAGTAAAAAAATATTACTATTCAGATCATCTGGTTATCGAAAATAAATCTGAAAAAGATTTGGTAACAGAGGCTGACAAAGCTTGTGAGAAATTTCTCGTTGAAGCGATCAACAAAGAATTTATGGGCCATGGCATACTCGGTGAAGAAGGTTTTTCGAACGACAATACCAAGGACTACACTTGGATCATCGACCCTATAGACGGAACTTCAAACTTCGCACACAGATTACCTATTTTTGCGATCTCAATCGGACTTGAAAATAAAAATAAGGAAATAATTCTTGGCATCGTATACAATCCAATCTCTGGAGAATTTTTCTCAGCGGAAAAAGGCAAAGGCGCATATCTGGAAATCATAGGGGCAAACGGAATCAACATGGAACCGAAAAAACTTCAAGTTTCAAAAGAAACCAAACTTTCAAAATCCCTACTCGCAACCGGATTTCATCCGGCATTTCCTAAAATGATGAAAAGAAATTTTAAATATTTCGAAGAACTTCAGATGGCATCTCACACTATCCGCAGACTCGGGGCTGCAAGTATCGACCTGGCTTACACAGCCGCCGGGTATTTCGAAGGATACTGGGAACTCAAACTCAAGCCATGGGATATGGCGGCGGGAGTATTACTTGTCACCGAAGCTGGCGGCAAAGTCTCTACCCTGGATAACTCGGATTTCTCAATCTACGATCCGGAAATCCTCGCCACAAATGGA
This window contains:
- a CDS encoding inositol monophosphatase family protein, translated to MLNFAKRIALEAGDIVKKYYYSDHLVIENKSEKDLVTEADKACEKFLVEAINKEFMGHGILGEEGFSNDNTKDYTWIIDPIDGTSNFAHRLPIFAISIGLENKNKEIILGIVYNPISGEFFSAEKGKGAYLEIIGANGINMEPKKLQVSKETKLSKSLLATGFHPAFPKMMKRNFKYFEELQMASHTIRRLGAASIDLAYTAAGYFEGYWELKLKPWDMAAGVLLVTEAGGKVSTLDNSDFSIYDPEILATNGLIHEEILTYFKQ
- a CDS encoding efflux RND transporter periplasmic adaptor subunit, which codes for MKKILFAIILIVILAITFAPKEAEAPVEAPSVKEVKVTEALEFKNNSSVYKLIGQVNSTEQIDVRAEVGGRIVELNVNVGDQLEVGQVIASFDNDQLNTRVQQAEGALRSAQANLASMTSGARAEDLQIIELQLSSAQQRLYQLQKGAREEEVTATKINIENTQKSLSDAEVILAKTKEKNQQDKKTIRSNTIYVIESASTIANKVMSVYLQGITLEGNNAADCRYNFISTASKSDDQGTKCIDAFFAENELNNLAEGLNNPYAIPSNLETELNQAEEYIKTIQTYIEVTFYVLDNAVGHLGNRSISPSELSGYKQSVLAAQAEVESVLNQINNQKQASITHTLNSDLSVVNAEAGMHELESRLGSLQQELKIKQTGATKEDLAIQKSLIDQLNLQLQIARTGARPEDVRAQQGMISQMNASLENAKLDKDKAVIRAPFRGRVINTFIEVGDYVNIGGVIATLVNAGSLEIVTYISNEEREFVNIGDTVEIETPHGYTSGAITEIAPSLDPITKKMKVTIQPSEITKKLTIGTNVRVKFARISDSIQIPLTAVKFKGTESYVLTIDEGSVAHEVSVILGNTYSDNIEIRSGLDDSTRIIEDARGIQNGEVVKVQ